From Rhododendron vialii isolate Sample 1 chromosome 7a, ASM3025357v1:
ACGTAGCACATGTATATACAAACGTTCGCATCCCAAGTGCTGATTGCTGATGCACAATCATTCCCCAAACTGACCAACACCTTGTTTATTGAATTTGGTGGGGGTGATATTATTGAAAGTCCCCGCTTCTGTTGCCAAAAGATTGTTTCAAACAAATGTCTTCTAGATAAGGCGAGGAATTCAGGTCAGCAAAAACATATTTGAATTAGATTTGCAGGTCCTCTGATGGAATGTGGTTATGGTCTAAGTAGGGTGATGCCAGCCTTATTTCTTCAACTTAATGAACATCTGGTTGTGGGTATCACGAGAAGGCGGCAAAGAAAGCCAGGAGGGCAGTCCCATTATGTCTAATATGAAGCCTTTGAAACAGAAATTTGAGGAACTAAGATGCAGAAAGGACTATAGGTGGACTTAAGTCTATTTCTAGTTCTATGCAAAACCACCCTTTAGTTAGTACTTAGTATAGTTCAAAGGAGAGTGGGAATTTGGGAGACAAGAAGTTATATAGGGTGACACCTGATGTTGTTCTTACTTCTTATAGTGCCTTTCCTTACTGAACGAAAGGTCGAAGTTTTTAGAATGTGTCCTAGGACAATGCCACTCTAAATGTTGATATTAGCACCAAAAGTAAATtagatcttttgtttttcttacccATGGCCTGCTATCATCCAACTCATGACTTGCGGCAAAAATGCTTGCATAAATACACGCGCAATGGGAATAGCAGGATGCTTTATCTGCCAATCCGACAAATGCTGTGACAATGTGAACAACAACGAAAAGATAAAAACCCATTAACAAATGAAGATTGAAAGAAAAGGAAGCTGTATAGATTGAAGCATGAAACTGCAGGAAACGCAAAACTTACAGACAGTGGACCAGATCCAAAATCCACGTAAGGTCGGTATTCGGCAAGCATCCTTGATGCCATTCGGCTCATTGTGTGAACTACACTGATGCGGAACATTCTTTTCTCCTCATATCTATCCATGAAAGTAAACAGAAATTGGGAACCACAGTTGCAGTTGGACAGTATCGCCTGGTAAGTGAGCCACAGGcgaaacaataaaaaaggaaCGACAACACAAGAGTGGAAATAAGCAgacatttcattttcttttcaggCAACCATATAATTCCATAACATAAAGATCAGACTCCAGACTTCATAAGATCAGTAAATGTTGACCATATATTTCTCTTCATTCTCAAGGTTTCCATGTAGGACAAGGTAAATTTAGACTCAGCGACCAGAAAATTAGGATATGTTATTTTCCTGAGCAGCATTTATAACTTTAACTTTCACATTACATACCTTTTCAGAGCGGAGGCAATCTCATTTGGCAAGCAAACATCAGTGCCATTTTCAGTTATGTTATCGAGCTCAAGTATAAGTTGGTAACAATCCTACAAAAGAAATCGCCAGAGTCCAACAAGGCAATGGCAATGCAAAATGTTAATTAGACCCATGTTCCAAAATTAAGCACAGTATTACATTTGTTTGTGAAATTCCTACTCTACAAAGGGTCGCCTGCAAGAGTATCTTTCAgctctcaaaaaattgtttatgaaatattctctttcattttccctCCTACTTCAGGAGTGCGATGTTATCCTTTTAGTGTTAATGTCACCGGGATCAACTTTGATTACCTCAATTGCCATGCAACCCCCTTGACCGAGATTTGGCTGCATAGGATGAGCAGCATCGCCTAAAAGAGTCACGCATCCAACACCCCAGGAGTAGATCATATCTCTATCATAGATATCTCTTTGCAGAATCAAAACCTCTGGTGTTTCTGAGATTAGCATAACCACTTCAGTACACCAGCGGCCAAACAGTTTCAGAAGCCTTTCCTTCTTATCTGAAACATCAAAAGACAAGATTTAAGGTGAAACTTATGCACCCAGTACATAAATATGATTACATCATGTTATGATGAATATGATTTCAGAGGGAGGGTGTTAGAGAGAGATTTGCCTCCGGGAGGATCATGATTCATGGGGGCTTCCTTATGGAAGGCATACCATTGCATCTTCCCACTCCCTACATCTGAAGCAACAAAGTACTGGTTCGCTCCCAAGAATACACGATACCTACAGTTAAAGACTGCAATATAAGCAAATCAAGCATTTTGTGTCCCTCAAATGACGCTATGAACTTTACCAACGATCTCGCAAGCCAATTTGAGATTCAAAAAGAATACACACTTTTCACTGTAAAACAACTTAAGGACAACTCACATAATATACATGTAAGAATTAATCAAGATGTGAATGTCCCTCTCAAACAAAAATGATGAGAATACATGCTTCTCAATACCTCTTCCTTATACACATTACTATGAGTAAACTACAATAGTTGCATAATGCATCAATTTGAAGCCCCAAAATGACACCAAATACATACCCAACAGTATCAATGTACGGTGGCCTGAAGCTTGTTAGTCCGCTATAGCACGTATAATTTGAATATTTGGCCGGTTGCGAACCAAATAGTTTTGAACGCACCTATAAAAATTAACTAATTCAAAGTTAAAAAGTATATAAAGAAAGGAGAAAGAATTAGCTCAACAAGTTCTGTAATTCAacgagaaagagagggagggagggagaaggTCGTACTTTTGACCATATTCCATCTGCCCCAACCAAAACATCACCTTCAAACTGCCTTCCATCTTCAAGAATTACTTTGACCTACGATACAAAAAGTGCATCAGATGGGGTATAGAATCCAATCAAATCAAAGGTTTTGATGACATATTACGAAACTTCAGACCTTGCCAGAATCTTCCACAAAATCAACAACTTTAGAGTTGTTACTAAGTATTTCTTGCCCTACTGCACTCACTAAGATGTCTTGCAAAGCTATTCTACATATCACTTGGGTAACAGGAAGCCCCCTTGTTACGGCAGGCGTCAAAAGATCAAACTTTGTAAACCTGAAAAAGAGGGCAACGGAAAAAATCGCCTTCAATCATTTCCAAAA
This genomic window contains:
- the LOC131334258 gene encoding zeaxanthin epoxidase, chloroplastic-like isoform X2 yields the protein MVKVLDQSFCTFSSCLYKSQNCVKNPLTIEHQQRMAFFQGLSFSNSTRFSGFTAKTVSLGSYRIRCEERGYLGADEEKKDGKKRVRILIAGGGVGGLVLALAAKKRGYEVKVFEKDLSAVRGEGQHRGPIQLLSSALAVLEAIDEDVARRIMEAGCVTGDRINGLADGISGEWFTKFDLLTPAVTRGLPVTQVICRIALQDILVSAVGQEILSNNSKVVDFVEDSGKVKVILEDGRQFEGDVLVGADGIWSKVRSKLFGSQPAKYSNYTCYSGLTSFRPPYIDTVGYRVFLGANQYFVASDVGSGKMQWYAFHKEAPMNHDPPGDKKERLLKLFGRWCTEVVMLISETPEVLILQRDIYDRDMIYSWGVGCVTLLGDAAHPMQPNLGQGGCMAIEDCYQLILELDNITENGTDVCLPNEIASALKRYEEKRMFRISVVHTMSRMASRMLAEYRPYVDFGSGPLSHLSDWQIKHPAIPIARVFMQAFLPQVMSWMIAGHGLW
- the LOC131334258 gene encoding zeaxanthin epoxidase, chloroplastic-like isoform X5; translation: MHIAETPRYHPPQPEKGLSFSNSTRFSGFTAKTVSLGSYRIRCEERGYLGADEEKKDGKKRVRILIAGGGVGGLVLALAAKKRGYEVKVFEKDLSAVRGEGQHRGPIQLLSSALAVLEAIDEDVARRIMEAGCVTGDRINGLADGISGEWFTKFDLLTPAVTRGLPVTQVICRIALQDILVSAVGQEILSNNSKVVDFVEDSGKVKVILEDGRQFEGDVLVGADGIWSKVRSKLFGSQPAKYSNYTCYSGLTSFRPPYIDTVGYRVFLGANQYFVASDVGSGKMQWYAFHKEAPMNHDPPGDKKERLLKLFGRWCTEVVMLISETPEVLILQRDIYDRDMIYSWGVGCVTLLGDAAHPMQPNLGQGGCMAIEDCYQLILELDNITENGTDVCLPNEIASALKRYEEKRMFRISVVHTMSRMASRMLAEYRPYVDFGSGPLSHLSDWQIKHPAIPIARVFMQAFLPQVMSWMIAGHGLW
- the LOC131334258 gene encoding zeaxanthin epoxidase, chloroplastic-like isoform X3, translating into MHIAETPRYHPPQPEKNCVKNPLTIEHQQRMAFFQGLSFSNSTRFSGFTAKTVSLGSYRIRCEERGYLGADEEKKDGKKRVRILIAGGGVGGLVLALAAKKRGYEVKVFEKDLSAVRGEGQHRGPIQLLSSALAVLEAIDEDVARRIMEAGCVTGDRINGLADGISGEWFTKFDLLTPAVTRGLPVTQVICRIALQDILVSAVGQEILSNNSKVVDFVEDSGKVKVILEDGRQFEGDVLVGADGIWSKVRSKLFGSQPAKYSNYTCYSGLTSFRPPYIDTVGYRVFLGANQYFVASDVGSGKMQWYAFHKEAPMNHDPPGDKKERLLKLFGRWCTEVVMLISETPEVLILQRDIYDRDMIYSWGVGCVTLLGDAAHPMQPNLGQGGCMAIEDCYQLILELDNITENGTDVCLPNEIASALKRYEEKRMFRISVVHTMSRMASRMLAEYRPYVDFGSGPLSHLSDWQIKHPAIPIARVFMQAFLPQVMSWMIAGHGLW
- the LOC131334258 gene encoding zeaxanthin epoxidase, chloroplastic-like isoform X1, whose amino-acid sequence is MPLHCSNSKTCSFLFFFPHPFLPVCSWRPENCVKNPLTIEHQQRMAFFQGLSFSNSTRFSGFTAKTVSLGSYRIRCEERGYLGADEEKKDGKKRVRILIAGGGVGGLVLALAAKKRGYEVKVFEKDLSAVRGEGQHRGPIQLLSSALAVLEAIDEDVARRIMEAGCVTGDRINGLADGISGEWFTKFDLLTPAVTRGLPVTQVICRIALQDILVSAVGQEILSNNSKVVDFVEDSGKVKVILEDGRQFEGDVLVGADGIWSKVRSKLFGSQPAKYSNYTCYSGLTSFRPPYIDTVGYRVFLGANQYFVASDVGSGKMQWYAFHKEAPMNHDPPGDKKERLLKLFGRWCTEVVMLISETPEVLILQRDIYDRDMIYSWGVGCVTLLGDAAHPMQPNLGQGGCMAIEDCYQLILELDNITENGTDVCLPNEIASALKRYEEKRMFRISVVHTMSRMASRMLAEYRPYVDFGSGPLSHLSDWQIKHPAIPIARVFMQAFLPQVMSWMIAGHGLW
- the LOC131334258 gene encoding zeaxanthin epoxidase, chloroplastic-like isoform X4 is translated as MVKVLDQSFCTFSSCLYKSQGLSFSNSTRFSGFTAKTVSLGSYRIRCEERGYLGADEEKKDGKKRVRILIAGGGVGGLVLALAAKKRGYEVKVFEKDLSAVRGEGQHRGPIQLLSSALAVLEAIDEDVARRIMEAGCVTGDRINGLADGISGEWFTKFDLLTPAVTRGLPVTQVICRIALQDILVSAVGQEILSNNSKVVDFVEDSGKVKVILEDGRQFEGDVLVGADGIWSKVRSKLFGSQPAKYSNYTCYSGLTSFRPPYIDTVGYRVFLGANQYFVASDVGSGKMQWYAFHKEAPMNHDPPGDKKERLLKLFGRWCTEVVMLISETPEVLILQRDIYDRDMIYSWGVGCVTLLGDAAHPMQPNLGQGGCMAIEDCYQLILELDNITENGTDVCLPNEIASALKRYEEKRMFRISVVHTMSRMASRMLAEYRPYVDFGSGPLSHLSDWQIKHPAIPIARVFMQAFLPQVMSWMIAGHGLW